GACAGGATGCCAAAGCCCACCCGAGGGTCCCAAGCTATGCATCAACAACTGCGGTTTCTTCGGAAGTGCTGCCACAATGAACATGTGTTCCAAGTGCCACAAGACTATGTTGTTTCAACAGGAACAGGGGGCTAAGCTTGCATCTGCAGTGTCTGGATCACCCAGCAACATCCTAAAGGAAACCTTCACTGCTGCTTTGGTTGATGCTGAAACCAAATCCGTCGAGCCCATGGCTGTCTCTGTACAAGCTGTTGCAGAAGTAGTAGCACCAGAAGAAGCTGCAGCAAAACCAAAGGAAGGGCCCAGCCGATGTACTACTTGCAACAAACGGGTTGGTTTGACTGGATTCAAATGTCGCTGTGGCGACCTCTTCTGCGGGACACACCGCTATGCAGACGTACACAACTGCTCTTTCGATTACCATGTTGCTGCGCAAGAAGCTATAGCCAAAGCGAACCCGGTTGTGAAGGCAGATAAGCTTGACAAGATCTGAATCTCAGAAACTCTGTTTCCTTCTTCATGTCTGTGTATGGTTCAAGCGTGTGCTGCTCTTTTGCTTCTTCCATTCTCTCTGCAGTATCTGTGGTGTGAAAACTTTTTATATTATCTTGTGTTTGCAAGCAGAAAAGTGTgctcttaaatatatatatatatatatatgctttgatgtgtttctcttttttttttttttaattattatgagCACTGTGGTTTGGGTTATGTTTACTCCTTTGGGTCTGTATCATATTGAGATTGTAACTTTAGCTATATGAagatttttcttaaaagctTATGCTTGTACTTCAGTGGAGGTACTAGGTCAGGCTTTGATACATTTTCATTTATCTTGTGGAGTCGTGAACTTTAACACCCGGCTCGATGAACACAAGCTACCTTGTCCTGGTTTACCAATGTAATAACCAGATAAAATCCTTACTCGTGCACTCTATTGACTGAAAGCTACCTTActcttttattatttcaaagaAAACTATAAAGCCTACTAAGGTTATGCTAACACAAAATTGTAGGGATTACTTGACCAACAAAAAATCAACGTTATACTAACACAAAATTGTAGGGATTACTTGACCAAAAAGATAAAACATACgcacaaatataatatataataacattacttgaccaaaaaaaaacattatttcaaactaattttCTATAATGGGGAAAATGATTTCCTtattgatttagttttttttcttgtaataaatggtgaatttaaaaatttaaagacaattttaaattttcattttaaaataaatgataattttagttattatcACGCATGATACATAAaaccatataattaaataaaagtttttatttgcaaactcatatatatatacttcctATTGGTAACCAATACTAAATTtactatattttctttaaatttaaatcTCATTGTATAGCTAAAATGAAATGTCATGATtatttagagcatgattaaccagAAAAACCCTTAAGGGTTTCTTAGTGATTATTTAAGTAATTAAAAGTAGTTAAGAGCTTTAGTTAAAAGCTTCATAGATTTTGTGTTCCAATGCTGGTTTCTTAATTaagggtttttaaaaaaaaaattaaacaagcaTGCTCTCGCCTCTACATGTTACAACCAACGACACACGGATTAGACAATCATGATTATCAGTCTGTGGCACAGAAACATACAAGTACAAGACATTACACAAGCGTGTACTCACCTCTGTCAGCAGCACAAGACAGTTTCTTCCGTCCGTGACTCGTGACTCGTGtgcctcctcttctgtcatgtTACCTGCTTAGAAAAGAAGACATCACACAAGAAACTTAAACAGAGCTTCACACaacagaacaagaacaagaacaagaaacatACAAGCTAAACTTAACAGAACAACATCACACAAGAACAAAACAAATACATTAACTCCATAACAGAACAACATCACACAAGAAACTTAAACAGAGCTTCTTCTTAAACGTTTGAGCTATGTATTTTTCAGTATCTGCCAACTGAGTCATACCTCTCCAGAGAATAGGAAGCCATAGATTGGTGCTCAAAACTAGCGCCTTGGAGGCCTAGCCTCAGCTTCAGAGACTCTAATCTGCCTCCCGTCCAAATCCTACATATAGCACAAGTAAAAGCATAACAAGAGCAGTTCCATTTATCCCACTGTAAGTGACAGAAAAGGAAAGATACTTACATCACCATCTAAAGTTCTGATGGCATTTTGGGCCTCTTGAGCAGAGTTGTACGTCACAAACCCAAAACCTTTCGACCTACCACTCTCTCTGTCGTAGATGACTCTAGCCTCAACAACCTTCCCTTGCTCCCCAAATAAACTCTCCAGCGCCAAAACCTCTGCTTCTCCCTGTTGCTACTTCAGAGGCTGAAGACATAGTCACAAACCCAAAACCTCTGCTTCTCCCTGTCACCTTGTCATAGATTACCTAACAAAGACAACAAAACGAACAATCGGTAAAATCAAtctcaaacaacaacaacacaaaagattcaATCTTTATCTCATTTCTCAAAAACCCATAACTCAATTTAAGTCATACCTCAGCCATCTCGACGTTTCCGGCGCTCTCGAAGAGCTGAGCGACCTGAGCACTGTCAACGTTGAAGGGAAGGTTACCGACGAAAAGCTTGAGATCAGAAGGGAAGGATTGGGGGAGGAGCGTCGTCATCAGCGAAGATGCTGTCTTCTTCGACTGAGGAGTCGTCAGTAACCGCGACGTTACGGACGAAGCGAGACGCGGCGGCAGAGATGGAGATGGAAGAGGAGATCGAGTGGAGAttgaaggagatggaaggaGGTAGGAGGGAAGCAGAGACGGGTCTGGAGATGGTGAAAAGAAAGGATACGGAGAAGACgaggaaagagagaaaaaaaattacaaatgcaCGGTTTGGTGACACGTGGGTTAAAAACCCCTTTGGTAATCGGTTGCCGAAATCCTATGTTAAGGATCGGTAACatgcattttctttatttttgatttagttaAATGCctcattaattttaaaaactctctTAAGAAACttggataatcatgctcttatattCTAAATGTCATGATcttcttttgattttatttctCTGTCATGTAGATTTCTTTCTATTTAGGTTAgatgatacatatatattaagatttttttgGGTCCACATTCCAATTTACACTTGGTGAAATAGTATAATATAACgttcaaaacagaaaaaaatctacaatagttgTAAACATGTCATAATGTGCTGTAAAAATCATCATATATAAAATGTCATCGAACGTATGAATGCATTACGTACCCAACATTTTGCATCTCTCAACCAAAATGACCAGAGTAATGCCGCCACCGCTACCGGAAACAGAAGGCAAGAGTTTGAAACCGCACATAATGGTGTTTCCATATCCAGCACAAGGCCACTTGCTTCCTCTTCTCGACTTAACCCATCAACTCTGTCTGCATGGCGACATCGCTGTCTCAATCATCGTGAAACCTAAAAACCTTCCTTACCTCTCTCCTCTTCTCACCGCTCATCCATCTGCCGTCTCCGCTGTCACTTTCCCTTCCCTCAGAGTCCTTCACTCCCTCCTGGCGTTGAAAACATCAAAGACATCGGTCCTTTGGGAAACCCTCTGATTATGGCTTCTATGCGTCAGCTTCGTGAGCCTATCGTCAACTGGTTAAGTTCTCATCCCAATCCTCCGGTCGCTATCATCTCGGACTTCTTTCTTGGATGGACCAAAGATCTCGGTATCCCTCGCTTCGCTTTCTTTAACTCTGGAGCATTCTTAGCTTCGATTCTCCATTTCTTCTCCGACAAGCTTCATCTCTTTGAGTCAACTGAGCCCGTCTGTCTCTCGGATCTTCCTCGTTCTCCTGTTTTCAAGATAGAACATCTCCCGTCTTTAGTCCCACAATCTCCCTCATTGCAAGATCTCGAAAGTCAGAGAGACACCATGATGAATTTCTCGAGCTatggttttgttttcaattcttgTCAGTGTCTGGAAGGAGAGTACTTGGATTACGTGAAGCTGAAAACGGATCATACCCGTGTTTTCGGGGTTGGGCCGCTTTCTTTAGTCGGGTTAGGCAAGGGAAATTCTGATTCCAGTGTAGACGTGAAGGCCCTAATGAGCTGGCTCGATGGATGTCTAGACGGATCTGTGCTATACATCTGCTTTGGAAGTCAAAAAGTGTTGACTAAAGACCAGTGTGATGCCCTGGCTCTTGCTCTTGAAAAGAGCATGACCAGGTTTGTTTGGGTGGCCAAGTCAGACCCGATACCCAACGGGTTCAAGGATAGGGTCGTGGGTCGAGGAATGGTATTTAGAGGGTGGGCTCCTCAAGTGGCTGTGTTGAGTCACGTGGCCGTTGGCGGGTTTTTGAGCCATTGTGGATGGAACTCGGTGATGGAAGCGGTGGCAAGTGGGACCATGATCTTAGCTTGGCCTATGGGGGCAGATCAGTTTGTGGATGCAAGGTTGCTGGTGGAGCATAAGGGTGTGGCTGTTATAGTTTGTGAAGGGGGTGATACTGTGCCGAACACGAATGAGTTAGGTAGGGTTGTAGCTGAAACAATGGGTGAATGCGGACGCAATGTGCGTGGTCGGGCTAAGGAGATGGGACAGACGGTACTAGCTACGACCAAAGCAGGAGGAATCTCTGATACAGATTTAGAAAGACTTGTAATAGAATTAAGCTGTCTTTAACGATGGAAAAGCCTTTCAAGAGGtctattcaaataaaaatgtatgtttCATCGCTCACAACATATTGATTATGACTGTGCAAAACATGAAGAATGAACTAAGCAGAGGTAGTTTGGTGGTAAGAAAAACGGTTTGGGGCTAAGCGTAAGCCTGCCAGTCCTAGATTTGAGTTCTGACAGGAACTAAGTTGAATTTTTTAGCCAGGCGAAGATTGAACCATGTCTTAGGTTTCATTGGAAAATCTGGGACATCTTCGTCGCACTAAGAACAACAAAAGTTTAAACCTCTCAAAACTAAAATCATCAACCTTTTAAATCTCATGTCGTATGAAAAGCATATACATAGCAGAAATTAGGTTTAGCATGTAAAACAAGCAATCGAATGCAGCATTTGCTCACCATGACAAATAAGAACAATCAAGTTATATAAGTAACAATACCTTCCTGTAATTCATAAGATTCAATAACTTTGATTGACAAACGCTCGGAGTTAAAATGTGTAAAAATCTTAATTATGTTCAcaaacagaaaagaaaagaaaaaactgaaCGTAGCTTagttacaataattaaaataaaattactaaaaaattatctaaactTCGTGTACAATTGTATTGAAAATGACAGATATAAGTTGTTAAGAACTTGAGTTTTCTTTGGTCTTTTGATTGAAATGGTACAACGAGTCTTTTAATATTCTGCTATGTAtagtttaaagaaaattattgtaCTATGTATATTAAGCTAGTCATGAAAAAGAAagttaatgagatcctaggactcTTCTCTGGATGGATATGGATAGATcattgcataaacgaatcagagactcaagtttatcaaggttgtggatcgaatggtgacacaagaggctgcggaaaagcttcttgatactcctaggcaatagattggatatgacacaccaaactaaCGCCCTTAGacactggatattacacaccagcagactggatactacacaccagacactcacTCACGACAAAggcaagagagaagagaaaaccAAAAGGTTTAAAACAAAAGGAAACTTGATAACTTTAGGGTTTGCGGCTACACTCATATATATAGGCTGAGACTTGTACAGACACAAGCTcattaaaggaacaggctccttaTGTGTTTAATAGAAATAAAACCAAAGTTTAAAAGCAAAGAAATGAAAACCATAGTCTAAAATAACATAAGATAGTTATGCATCCGAAATGCACCCAtgatacatcaactaggaatgtgtaagtgaacttgatacctcattaaaaaccttgattagaaaacccaaTGGACAAAACTAaccaagggaaaaagagtataccaagtcacttgcctagatgatgatcagcttgatggtaagatcacttgaatggtgataagtgtgtcttggtggatcaagcttctaccaagacagtcttcttgctccttagagatcttcagtatgtttccaacagCTTCCTTGAGTCTtcttgtcattgcacgagttATAGGGCCTGTGGGAATGGCTaagacatcttcttcttcagctggtgtatcttcagtctctccttcttcatctttatcaactagctggtccatgatcatatcatctttatcaactagctggtccatgatcatatcatcccctcccacttgaaaaggatttgtcctcaaatctggctcatctgcaataaaagggatcaagtcagtaatattgaagctattactcacatcatacttacctCGCAAATCCAgcttgtaggcattgttgctgatcttccttatgacctcaaaaggtccatcaatccGCGGCATTAGCTTGGACTTCCTCTCATTgggaaacctctctttccttaggtgaatccagacctgatcacccacttcaaaaaCCATCTCACGCCTCCCTTTGTTAGCATGCTTGACATACTGCTTGGTTTTCGcctcaatgttgagcctagcctGCTCGTGGAGTTGCTTtaccatctctgccttctttttgccatcaaaactgaccctttcacactcaggtaaaggtattaaatccaaaggagagttgggattgaacccataaacaatttcaaaaggagaaaacttagaagtagaatgcacagcatgattgtatgcaaattcacaatgaggcaaatagtcttcccatgatttcaagtttttctttatgaatgcacgcaagagtgttccaagagtcctattaactacttcagtttgcccatcagtttgcggatgacaagtagtagagaacaaaagtttagtacctagcttagaccaaagagtcttccaaaaataactaagaaacttagtatctctatcagaaacaatagtcttaggcatgccatgtatgcgcacaatctctttaaagaacaagttagcaATATGcgatgcatcatcagttttgtgacaagctataaaatgtgccatctttgagaacctgtccacaacaacaaagatagaatcctttccagtcctagttctaggcaatccaacaatgaaatccatagatatgtcattccaaggatgataaggaataggaagaggagtatacaaaccatgagactgaaccttagacttagcTTGCTTGCAAGTTACACATCTGTCACAAagtttctccacatctcttttcattcgaggccaaaagaaatgatcatgcaaagttttaagagtctttgcaataccaaagtgacccatgagacttcctccatgagattccctaacaaataagtctctcaaagaacagttaGGCACACACAATCGATTATCATAGAAGAGAAAACCATCATGTCTAAAGTAATGTCCttcagcaaatttctcacaagagtgGTAAGCATCTTTAaaatcaggatcattctcatatatacttttaatctgctcaaatcctaacaacttagcatcaagagtgttcaagagaacataccttctggatagtgcatcagcaactatgttttccttaccttgtttatacttgatgacatatGGAAacgtctcaatgaactcaacccaccttgcgtgtctcttgctgagcttgttctgtcctttgaggtatttgagagactcatgatctgtGTGTATGACAAACTCTTTTGGCCAGAGATAgtgctgccaagtctgcaaggctctcaccaaggcatacagctccttgtcataagttgcatagttgagggtagctcctccaagcttctcactgaagtatgcaatgggcctcttctcctgcatcaacacagcaccaattccaattcctgaggcatcacattctatttcaaaagttttatgaaagtcaggaagtataagaagaggggcatgagtgagcttctctttaaggcattggaaagcaagttcttgtgcttctccccacttgaatccgacttctttcttgattacttcagtcaaGGGAGATGCTATGGTGTtgaagtctttcacaaagcgtCTATAGAAgccagcaagtccatggaagctCCTTACTTCACTCACTGTCTTAGGAATTGGCCACTCTTGTATACCTCTTACTTTCTCCGGATCAACTTTAACCCCATCTGCACCCACAATAAAACCtaaaaagaccaagttatctgtgcaGAATGTACATTTCTTAAGATTAGCATAAAGCTTTTCTTTCctcaacacatcaagaacagtcTTAAGATGATCTATATGATCCTTTAGACTCTGACTGTAtattaggatatcatcaaagtaaactacCACAAACAACCCTATAAAAGACCTAAGCACATGGTTCATCAGTCTCATGAAAGTACTCTGAGCATTAGTCAATCCAAAAGGCATAACTAACCACTCATATAACCCATGCTTAGTCTTAaaggcagttttccactcatctccttctttcatcctaatctgatgatatccactctttaaatctatcttagaaaagatgcaagaaccatgtaattcatcaagcatatcatctaatctaggaataggatggcgatacttcactgttatattgttgattgctctacaatcaacacacatgcgccagcttccatctttcttGGGCACAAGGAGTACTGGAACAGCACAAGGACTCATGCTCTCTCGGATAtgccctttctccatcagttcctccaCTTGTCTTTGTAGCTCTTTGGTCTCAACCGGATTGGTTATGTACGCTGGCCTATTGGGAAGTGTAGAACCAGGCACAAAGTcgatttggtgctcaatccctcgCACTGGTGGTAGCCCATTGGGActatcttctggaaaaacatcttgatattcctgtaaaagagaaacaagttCACTCGGATACTCCGGTGTAATATCAGTAGTAGTCAAGAGTGATTCCTTATAGATAAGCAACAGAATAGATTGGTTAGAGTAGAGAGATCTTTTAACATCACCAGACTTGGCATAGAAGTTTAGTTGCTTTGTTGATTCAGCGAGAAAGTTcgatctctttcttcttttgtagttGGAGTTGATCAGCCTGAACTTCCTTAGGAGTCATAGGCACAAGGACTGTCTTTCTCCCTTTAAACTCAAAGGTGTGCTTGTTAGCATACCCATCATGTATCacacgtctatctgattgccacggtcttccaaggagaatgtgtccagcttccataggcaacacatcacatagaatctcatcttcatatttaccaATGGCTAAGGGAACCATAACTTGAGTAGAAactctcatctcgccctcttcattgagccattgTAGCCTATACGGTTTAGGATGCTTTTGGACCTTCAAACCCAACTTTTTAACCATAGTCTCACTCGCAACGTTGACACAACTGCCTCCATCTACAATAAGACTatagacctttccttgcactagacatctagtatagaagagattctctctttgctccATCTCCTCGGTTTTGCTTTGATGGCTCAAGGTTCTTCTAGCAACTAACAACCTTCCAGTAACCGGGTTGGCCACATATACTTCTTCTGAGCTGTGATCTTCTTCTGCCTCTGTCTCCTCATCAGTAGATTCATagtctccattctcaagaaggatcatcacacgtttgttggtgcactcattagcatagtgtCCTCTTCCTTGGCACTtaaagcacttaacatctcttgATCTCGTAGTAGAAGCTTCTACTTTGCCTTTATCCTTGCTGAAAGGACTAGTAGATTTGTCTTCTTCCTTCTGATATGGTTTGCTCTCTTTCTGGTGGCTTGGCTTATCTTCTTTAGCACCTTGATACTTAGTTCCATAGTTGCCCTGAGAGTGCCCCTTTCTCTTTACTTGTTGCTCCACAAGgatagctttgtgtagcattTCTTCCATCTCTACATAGTGCTGCATCTCTACACTGTCTTGAATCTCACGGTTAAGCCCTCCAAGGAATCGAGCCATAGTAGCCTCTCTATCTTCAGATATGCAAGCCCTCAACATCAGCAACTCCATCTCTTGGAAATATTCTTCTACAGACCGTGTCCCTTGGGTGAGCTTTCTTAGTTTCTGATGAAGATCACGATGGTAATGGCGTGGaacaaacctcttgcgcatGACAGCTTTCATTTCTGCCCATGTCTCAATTGGGAGCTCACCATTGCGCCTTCTGTTTGTgaccaactgatcccaccagctcaaaGCATAATCATAGAACTCAGTGGCAGCAACTTGAATCTTTTTAATCTCTGTGTAGTGCTGACAGTTGAAGACAagttcaatcttcttctcccactcaagataggcatctggatcagctttgccatggaaaggaggtatcTTCAGTTTTAAACCAGCCAGTTCATTGCGTGGGCGATGCCCTCTTCTGTGTCTACGGCTGCTGCGGCTGCTGTGCCTAGAGACTGAACTATGCCGATCCCTTTCATAGTCATTATCAGTCTCCTCTGAGCCAGCATGTTCCTGTCGAGCTTGGCCTCGTCGGTTCCTTCTTGATG
This Brassica napus cultivar Da-Ae chromosome C6, Da-Ae, whole genome shotgun sequence DNA region includes the following protein-coding sequences:
- the LOC106440134 gene encoding zinc finger A20 and AN1 domain-containing stress-associated protein 2, translated to MDHDKTGCQSPPEGPKLCINNCGFFGSAATMNMCSKCHKTMLFQQEQGAKLASAVSGSPSNILKETFTAALVDAETKSVEPMAVSVQAVAEVVAPEEAAAKPKEGPSRCTTCNKRVGLTGFKCRCGDLFCGTHRYADVHNCSFDYHVAAQEAIAKANPVVKADKLDKI